The sequence ttctcttttTAGTTTTATATCTCATGTAAACTGAGATCTTTAGTGTGCTAACTTAGAATCTACTATTTCTGCTGATTAGCTATGAACTCTTTGTTTAGCAGATTCTCTGCCAGAAGAGAGGAATAAAAGACGTCGGCTTGAAGGAAAGCCTGTTGATTTAAATTATCATAAATGGTCCCAATTTGGGGTTCCCATGCTTATCTCAGCAGGAGATGACACAAAACTATTTGCATACCCGGTAAAGGAATTCACTAAGTTTTCTCCTCATGATATTTGTCCTGCGCCTCAGAGAACCCCAGTTCAACTAGTGCTTAATACTGCCTTCAATCAATCATCAATGCTTTTAGTCCAGTCTAGGCAATGGTTAGATGTACATTTACTACATCTTGGAAATGTTCGTACAGCTGGATGCTTTACTAAGACTGAAATCCTTGCACGAGTGAAGACTAAGGAATCTCGGAAGATTGCTTGCAGCACAATTGCTAATTCTGGGGAGCATTTTGCATACTCTGATAATGCAAGGCCTAGTCTGTTTGAGTTAAAGAGGAGTGGAGTTGGAAAGATTACATGGAGCGTGAGTAGAAAGAAGCTTCCCCCGAGGTTACCCTTTGCCCATTCAATGATTTTCACCCATGAGTCATCCTGGTTGATACTAGCTGGCCATGATAGGAGGATATATGTAAGCTAGCAATATTTCTTTCCTATTATGGCTAGAACTGTTTATTGTAGGCATTTAATTATGGGTTTCTGTCAAGCATGCTTGCCCTACGATGTCCAAGAATCTAGTTAGCATTATGCTATTTGGTTAGGGCTTTGTATAGTTTGTTTTATTGATACTCCTTGCATTTGAATGCTATAGGTTGTGGATGTCAGCACATCGGAACTAGTGCATGCTTTTACACCCTGTCGGGAGCTGGATGACGAGAAATTGCCTCCGAAGGAACCTCCCATTACTAGATTATTTACCAGTTCCGACAGGCAGTGGCTGGCAGCTGTTAACTGCTTTGGCGATATATATGTGTTTAACTTGGAGACACTAAGGTTGccactaatttgcttttaattgtGATTCGAGATTACTATTATTTTACTTTGCTGTCTGTAGGAAACCCATAATCCATTTTTTAATGAATGTGAaaagtaaaaattcaaaatttttacatAATAATATGCCTTTGTGCCACAGGCAGCACTGGTTCATCTCAAGATTAGATGGTGCCTCTGTCACGGCTGGTGGGTTTCCTCCCCAGAACAACAATGTAATGATAGTTACAACTTCTTCGAATCAAGTGTATGCATTTGACGTGGAGGCCAAGCAATTGGGAGAATGGTCGATGAGGAATACATATGTTCTTCCCCGGAGATTCCAGGAGTTTCCCGGCGAAGTCATTGGGCTTTCATTTCCTCCCTCATCAACTTCATCATCAGTTGTTATTTATAGCTCCAggtaatattttaattatctttcattgtgttttcatgttcatatttATATAGTTGATTCAATTAACCTATATAAAGAaatgattttgtgatgtttatttTGGATACAAGTCATGAGAGGATCCATATccatttatttttaactaaaaggGTGGCAGCTAAATTTTGCATTAATACGAAATGATTAAAAAAACtgaaattaacaaattaaatggcATATGCCACAAACTTTTTAATATAGTTGTTTTGTTTATTGTTCTGGCACTGTTACActtaggcttggtttggtaaagctttttcaagaaaaagcacaagcaccttattttgcgtttggtaaattaaaaagtcGAAGTACTTGTGCTTGCGGCTTTTAAAAGTTAGGGGTGCTTTTGAAAGTTGGCTTGTGCttatcaaattttatttattttctctcaCATATTTCCCGCCATTATATTGCCATTGAAATCCTCATATATTTCTAACTTCTCATCCTAGCCTTCACAAATTCTAACACagtcttcatatattttttatttttcaacctaatcTTCACAAATTTCAACACAAATACATCTCTATCACATATTAAGTATGAACTtctatctatttatattatttttttctgcgttgtttttgtattttttccgTGGATCTAtgatgtttgtttgttttttatctgTTTTTTGAAATGTGAAGAGGTTGACTTGGTTTATGAAAACTAATCATAAAATTTTTCTTGCATGAATATTAGTCAAGTCAAtaatatgtatataaatatataattatagatatataattataaacatgtttattataatttttttaagttttaaaagcTGTTTTACTAAATACAATTGTGGTGTTTGTacttattaaaagtcatttttaatttaattttaccaAAGGCAAGTGCTGCAGCTTTTAAAAAGCTGTCTTTTAAAAGACAGTTTTCATAAGCTACTTTCAAAAagtaaaagttttaccaaaccaagccttacAATGCTCTATACTTGCACAATCAAAAAATGGTATCTGCATATGTTGCTTCACATTAATATATGAACTTATACATTAACCTTGTGATCTTTATACATCTTTTGCTTGTTGATTATTTCTCATGTTTGGAAATTTTTGTGCATTCAGGGCAATGTGCTTGATTGATTTTGGATTACCGGTGGAGCAAGACGAAAGCGATATGCTAAATGCTCAAGAATCATTGGCCAAGAACTTGCAACAAAACTTTACTAATGTTAAGAAGAGGACAAAATTTAGGAGAAACTTTGACGTATTTTCATTAGATAACCCAGTTTTATTTTTAGCTCATGTCTCAAAAAATTCCTTCTTTATGGTAGAAAAGCCATGGCTGGAAGTGGTTAAAAGACTAGAAGCCCCACCAGTTCATAAACATATTTTTGGCACCTAAGTTTTCAAAACAAAATAGGGAGAAGAAAGGGTTGTTCTCAGCTTTAGGGGGtgacatgatgatgatgataatggtgTTGATGATGCATCTTTATAAGGGGGGATATAGAAAGAGGGTCCCTTTCAATGTTGTTTTTTactcctttttcttattttgtctcTCCATGGCTGGGATCCGTTGTCATGTATTGTGTTTTCATAATCAATTTTGTTCCATTGGTGATGATAGCTTTTTTACTTCATAGTTTTAGGCTTTATAACTCGTATTGTACTACTACACCATCTCTCCTTGGGCCTGTTTCTCTTGCTTGTGACATATAGAATCTTTTCATGACGCTTATGCATGAGTTGATTAAGACGTAAATGAAACTACCCTTGAAAGTAGGAATATTCTTGTGTTGAATGTTGATATTCAAAGTGTATCAATCCAGAGGGAAAAAGTAGGAATATTCTTGTGTTGAATGTTGATATTCAAAGTGTATCAATCCAGAGGGAAAACTAAGTTCAACAATTTTTTGATTCATCAAACTCTAGTAtaaatttattgttttatttacttatttttaaaTCGAGACCAACTTATCAAAATTCCCTTTTTTTTTGTCTTAATTAACATCTCTAAAATAGTATATCCTTGAAAGAGAATTATAAATATTGGCAAATAGAATTGGAATAATTGGAGTATATACTTATATTGCGACTAGTTATTTACTCATACGAGAGTAAAATAGTTTAGTACCTTTTTCATGAATGAAGGATGCCtatataaaattttgaattagaTTGGATAATATTTAACCCTATAGTTGTAAAATTTAAATGTTTTAATTAGATTGGATTCTTTTTAAACCTAATATAGTGAAAAGATATTATTAGTGTGCTGTACTCATCAATGCATGTTAACATGATATGTAACATGTACCCTCCAATAAAGGCAATGCATACTAGTAAAACTGTGTATCCATGATATGGAGCATGTGCCCTAAACCTTAACTCCATCTTGCTAACACCTAAAAGGTCTCTAATGACAAAGGTGAACCACAAAATGCCCATGGAATTAGAAATGATTAGTGAAAGGTGAGGTGTTTGTCCTTTTCTAAATATCTAAGTTGCTTTGAAATGTATCCATGCGGTTAGTTCAAGTCTGAGGATATAAACACCTTTTGAATGGAAGATTTTGTTGGATATCCTACCAAAACATAATATATTCAATAATTGTACTAAGTGTTGTGAATGGATCACAATTCAAAGTGAGTAGCTATCAAAAGGGGTTGTGGGGTTGCCCCTTTAGGCTGAAAATGAAACTTGGCTTTTGGTTTCATTTGGATACTTTGTCTATTTTTGGTGCCAAGCCCATTTCTCTTACCATATTTACCCACCCAAAGTAGTTGTGAGCAAGGCTGGCAGTAGCTGAACTTAATCAAGTGGGCCCCACTACTCATAACTAAGGCCTTTGGATTTGATTGATATATGGATTCATGGTGGTGAATAATGGCTCAAGTGAAATTGTGACCCCTCTTTCCTCTCTTATCAGTGGTTacttctttttatcttttctttttttggtacTTTATTTGACCTGTTCATTTAATTTGAGTTGTAATTGTTTCACACAAAAGGAATTTTCTGAATTCAAGATCACTAGAAAAGATATTCTATTATTAAGAATTCCACTCCAGAAATTTTGAAAATGCTCCTAAGTTTTAATGTTTGATGAAATCACTGAAAATGAAACAAACTTGTCTACTATTGGACCAATTCCATGTTAGTATTAACATTCTCCCTTCTAAATTTactatatcttttattttttagtagTAAATTAGTTAACTAGAGAATGAAAAAAGGTTGAGCACCAATCTTAGAAGAGTTTCTGATTGGTATCACATTTTTTTACTGAACACATTTGGGAGGTCCCAGAGATGCATCATGCTTGTCACTCTGATTCATGACATAAAGATTCTGCATGATTTTAATTTTACATTTTCATAACAACacaatttccttttcttttatttgaattAGGATTGGCTATGTTGTGAACTTGTAATAAAACTTAGCATATGCAAAGTTTTTGCATCATGCTTGCTACTGATGACaacaacaaaaaagaagaaagaaatttaaaaaaaaaaatggaagacaGAAACCTTACCCAGTTTCTTATATTCTCTTAGGTTGTTCCCCAACTGCATTGGCAGTGTAGTACAGAAGCATATTCAAATAAAAGAGTGAAAGCTACAACAAAGGTTGCTTTTTTCCTTGTTAACAATTTAACatgttgaaaaagaagaaaaaaattaaataaaaggagGAAATTAAAGGAATTTTTTTTCCCCTTTAAACAGAcattgaaatttgaatattttttctttctttcttttttgacaATATCCCCCTTTTGGTCTCTCTTTCCATAGCAATGCAGCAGAAGTGACAGCAGCCACAGCAAAAtgattttcatttcattttcttccttcttcatcaAACCCACCTAATGAGGAGGAAAAAAAAaggtttaatatatttttaaaaaatcaatgtATTTAAACATCTGATACATTGGTTTTTCAATGTATGAGTTTGTTTAAATTAACAGTTATTTTGAATCAGAGGGAGTAATTTGAAGAGAATGGATCATGATTCATTACCTTGTTCCTCTGAAGCTTGTTTTCCTCTGAATAGGTTCTGGAATTTAGGCTTTCTCTGTATAACAAAATGTGCAAATAATTGATATTCATAAAGTATTGATCATAACTAAAACAATTTAATCAACCACAAACCAAACTATATATTATATACCTTTATTCTTGTTACTGATAAACACTGAGAAAAATCCAATGCATCTTCCACTGCTCCATTCCCTGAGAAACTCTTCTgttcaataaacaaaagaattcatttaattaataaattactaacaagaaattaaactatatgaaaatcatgttaattagtattattattattattatgtcatGAGAAATTAATGAATTTATTAACCTTGTGACTCTCCTTTGGAAAGTTGAAGATTGGTGAGCTAGCAGTGTCATCAAGATATgaagattgttgttgttgttgacttCTTCCATATTCTTTtaccatcatcttcttcttcttcttctgtgattctttggtattattattgttattagcaTACCAATTATTCTCACAATACCATGATGATGCATCATCATAATGTGGAGGACCTGATGAAGCATCAGAAACCATTGACAAATCTTCTTCAAACTCCTCCTCTTCCATTATTCTTCCTGCTCCTTTCCCTTCAAATTCATCTATTCTTTGGAAATAACTCTCAGAAACAAGTGAAGAAGATTGGTCCAAATAATGTGTCCAACCTGATTCACTAGCACTATTGTATTGTGAAGCTGATATAtccatctctttttttttttcctctttctaATAAGAAAGAACTAATTTGATGCTCTTATATATATAGATTCTGTGATCAAAGGAACTTGTATAAGATCCTAAAGGGTAGCTGTTTTCCACACTCTCTTACTCTCATCATAAGTATaagaagaggagaaaaagaaaaagaaaaagaaagactaaTAATTCATTAACAAacaaaaaggagagagagagaaaaaaaaataataataaaaaaatgcacTATAATTCTAAACTATTATGTGTCCTTTAGCACAATCCTTTCaccttcttattttatctttatgtgaATGAATCAATATGCCAGTTGGCCTTATGTGCGTGTGTGTATGTGTACGGCAGTGTCTTCTAGCAAAGAGGGAGTGAGAGAGATAAGGGGAGATGCAATAGCTCAGTATCAAAGGATTCATCCCATTAATTCACTCGTCTATTTAAATAAGTattaaatatttgatttttgcttAGTATATATGAATATCCATTTACTAGTTNNNNNNNNNNNNNNNNNNNNNNNNNNNNNNNNNNNNNNNNNNNNNNNNNNNNNNNNNNNNNNNNNNNNNNNNNNNNNNNNNNNNNNNNNNNNNNNNNNNNNNNNNNNNNNNNNNNNNNNNNNNNNNNNNNNNNNNNNNNNNNNNNNNNNNNNNNNNNNNNNNNNNNNNNNNNNNNNNNNNNNNNNNNNNNNNNNNNNNNNNNNNNNNNNNNNNNNNNNNNNNNNNNNNNNNNNNNNNNNNNNNNNNNNNNNNNNNNNNNNNNNNNNNNNNNNNNNNNNNNNNNNNNNNNNNNNNNNNNNNNNNNNNNNNNNNNNNNNNNNNNNNNNNNNNNNNNNNNNNNNNNNNNNNNNNNNNNNNNNNNNNNNNNNNNNNNNNNNNNNNNNNNNNNNNNNNNNNNNNNNNNNNNNNNNNNNNNNNNNNNNNNNNNNNNNNNNNNNNNNNNNNNNNNNNNNNNNNNNNNNNNNNNNNNNNNNNNNNNNNNNNNNNNNNNNNNNNNNNNNNNNNNNNNNNNNNNNNNNNNNNNNNNNNNNNNNNNNNNNNNNNNNNNNNNNNNNNNNNNNNNNNNNNNNNNNNNNNNNNNNNNNNNNNNNNNNNNNNNNNNNNNNNNNNNNNNNNNNNNNNNNNNNNNNNNNNNNNNNNNNNNNNNNNNNNNNNNNNNNNNNNNNNNNNNNNNNNNNNNNNNNNNNNNNNNNNNNNNNNNNNNNNNNNNNNNNNNNNNNNNNNNNNNNNNNNNNNNNNNNNNNNNNNNNNNNNNNNNNNNNNNNNNNNNNNNNNNNNNNNNNNNNNNNNNNNNNNNNNNNNNNNNNNNNNNNNNNNNNNNNNNNNNNNNNNNNNNNNNNNNNNNNNNNNNNNNNNNNNNNNNNNNNNNNNNNNNNNNNNNNNNNNNNNNNNNNNNNNNNNNNNNNNNNNNNNNNNNNNNNNNNNNNNNNNNNNNNNNNNNNNNNNNNNNNNNNNNNNNNNNNNNNNNNNNNNNNNNNNNNNNNNNNNNNNNNNNNNNNNNNNNNNNNNNNNNNNNNNNNNNNNNNNNNNNNNNNNNNNNNNNNNNNNNNNNNNNNNNNNNNNNNNNNNNNNNNNNNNNNNNNNNNNNNNNNNNNNNNNNNNNNNNNNNNNNNNNNNNNNNNNNNNNNNNNNNNNNNNNNNNNNNNNNNNNNNNNNNNNNNNNNNNNNNNNNNNNNNNNNNNNNNNNNNNNNNNNNNNNNNNNNNNNNNNNNNNNNNNNNNNNNNNNNNNNNNNNNNNNNNNNNNNNNNNNNNNNNNNNNNNNNNNNNNNNNNNNNNNNNNNNNNNNNNNNttttgttttttttttttttaccgaagATATGGAAactcgaatccgcaacctcttaattgagtatggggagactatgccatttgagctattgctTCTTGGCTGATACTTTGTTTTGTTACTATGCAATGAAGTGTGACTTTGAATTTTAGTGATACTTATAAtgtattgaaaaaattttaagtgtacCGGCGGTAAACACTGGTGTTCCAGTTATgttaaccgttgattttaattaatatatattatatatattttttataattcaaatcaacAGTTAAAACAACTGGAATACTGGTGTTTCCGGCCCACTATAATAAATGAATTTTGAAATATATATATGGAGTTATTTTTCCATTATGGCAGCATTGCATTACCATGCTCCTCTCATAGGAGGATAGTGCTGTCCTTTCAGGACAAAAGTTAATCTTAATTTGGCCAATTCACAACTAATGATGCTTTAATGATTAGcccttttgtttctattaatGGTTATAGGGGGTTTTGATAGTTGACCTCACAATAAATGCTGTATGCTCCCTTCTCATNNNNNNNNNNNNNNNNNNNNNNNNNNNNNNNNNNNNNNNNNNNNNNNNNNNNNNNNNNNNNNNNNNNTCAAATTCATCTTATAATAATAAACTAACACTAAATTCCAATTTTctgtatatgtatttaaaatttatcattgTAAGAAGATTAAACATGACTCAATTTAAATTGTGGTACAGATTTAtcttataataataaaatgatgCTAAATTCCAAAAAAAGTACAATAAGATAAATGTTACAAATATCTCTCCTTTTATTTCCCCTCCCTCTCTCTTCATACATTTATGTCTGTTTTGCAACCACCAACAAAACAAGGTTCTTTAAGTTGTGAATGAATTGAGTATTATAGATTCTTTTAAATTGTGCTTAACAACTAACTCTATCACAATTCACAAATCAATATTTACCACTTAGTTTTAAACAAAAAAAGGGTCAAAAGTTTTTCTAATTTGGaaatttcttctccttttttaAAGTTGAAATTGGGGGTCATAAAGCAATCCACAAAAATAATGTTGGTTACACCAATTAATAAAGtgattgttttatttaattacaaTAGTTGATTTTGATTAGAAACAAATAAAATTACTATGTATTTTGAGTACTAAAAAGTGTTTGTATTATAAATGCAAAGTGTCCTAATTGAGGTAGACAAAGGCACGTTATATTGAAAGAAAGCAGTGGTGAGGCCAAGATTTCAAAATGTTATGCGAATAAGAAGCAACTGTATTGCGGTGAAAAGACTGCTCCTTTATTTTCCTTCAGTAGTTTCTTCCTGCTTCTTATTTTTCATTTCACTTCCCTTTAAATTCATATGCAAAATGGTTGGTGAGAAGAGACTAGAGAGaacactttttaatttagatatggaAGGAGGAATGGTGTAGGACATAGTTATGGAGTGTACGAGTGTTTTACGCAGTTGTGGTATCAAGAGAAAATCggactaaaaaattaaaaaaaattgcatcacacaaatcggaccgtccgatttgtattttaaacaattaaaaaaaattaataataaaatcggACCATCtgatttttgttttcaaaataaaaaaattgtaaaagTACAAATCGGACCCTCCAATTTTCTCTCCCacacaaatcggaccatccgatttgtgttcataatttttttaacaaagaaaTCGGACAATCCGATTTCTTCACTTTATGGTTCAAAAAAAATTATCCCACATTCATGTCTAACATCACCCACCTCCATACCTATGCACAATACACATAAAATTTGTATATCCAAAAAAATGAGCCTAGAGAAAACTTAGAACCAAAGGATACAAAGGAAATTATAATCTTTTATTAGTAAGAAAATAATGTAAATAATTATTACTTTTTTTAAAAGAAGATTTGAATGAGAAAGAATGAATACATAATTTGGAATTGATATATTGAAAGTTAGATGCAGCAGTGAAAAGCATTTAGAGAGAAAGAACATAGTACAAAAGATACAGCATGAACACATGACTAGAAGACATATAAGATTTTCAGAAATGCCACATAAGTTCAATACTCTCCCTGGTGACAAAAAACTTATCTAAGCC is a genomic window of Arachis ipaensis cultivar K30076 chromosome B06, Araip1.1, whole genome shotgun sequence containing:
- the LOC107605591 gene encoding U3 small nucleolar RNA-associated protein 4 homolog isoform X1, yielding MGEIYKINSINWKPSPVIALATSVDGLRVAAARQDGSLELWLVSPGSIGWHCQLTIHGDPTTRVSSLLWCPGGSNGMPCGRLFSSNIDGSVSKWDLFHLKQTTVLDSDGVCIWQMAVTFPKVDLVNNVPNGDVMGNGYASKIQESDEQESSDSDEDNDSPDAGKQSVLESPRVAIGYDDGSVRIYAVSDEDEFLYVKSLPRVKGRVLSVTWSTDANYIYSGSSDGLIRCWDATSSHEVYRITAGLGGLGGGHELCIWSLLSLRSGTLVSADSSGSVQFWDSKHGTLLQAHSLHKGDVNALAASPSHDRVFSAGSDGQVILYKLSSQSASSDSVNPTVMTKKWIYVHYVRSHTHDVKALTVAVPISQEADSLPEERNKRRRLEGKPVDLNYHKWSQFGVPMLISAGDDTKLFAYPVKEFTKFSPHDICPAPQRTPVQLVLNTAFNQSSMLLVQSRQWLDVHLLHLGNVRTAGCFTKTEILARVKTKESRKIACSTIANSGEHFAYSDNARPSLFELKRSGVGKITWSVSRKKLPPRLPFAHSMIFTHESSWLILAGHDRRIYVVDVSTSELVHAFTPCRELDDEKLPPKEPPITRLFTSSDRQWLAAVNCFGDIYVFNLETLRQHWFISRLDGASVTAGGFPPQNNNVMIVTTSSNQVYAFDVEAKQLGEWSMRNTYVLPRRFQEFPGEVIGLSFPPSSTSSSVVIYSSRAMCLIDFGLPVEQDESDMLNAQESLAKNLQQNFTNVKKRTKFRRNFDVFSLDNPVLFLAHVSKNSFFMVEKPWLEVVKRLEAPPVHKHIFGT
- the LOC107605591 gene encoding U3 small nucleolar RNA-associated protein 4 homolog isoform X2, which translates into the protein MGEIYKINSINWKPSPVIALATSVDGLRVAAARQDGSLELWLVSPGSIGWHCQLTIHGDPTTRVSSLLWCPGGSNGMPCGRLFSSNIDGSVSKWDLFHLKQTTVLDSDGVCIWQMAVTFPKVDLVNNVPNGDVMGNGYASKIQESDEQESSDSDEDNDSPDAGKQSVLESPRVAIGYDDGSVRIYAVSDEDEFLYVKSLPRVKGRVLSVTWSTDANYIYSGSSDGLIRCWDATSSHEVYRITAGLGGLGGGHELCIWSLLSLRSGTLVSADSSGSVQFWDSKHGTLLQAHSLHKGDVNALAASPSHDRVFSAGSDGQVILYKLSSQSASSDSVNPTVMTKKWIYVHYVRSHTHDVKALTVAVPISQEDSLPEERNKRRRLEGKPVDLNYHKWSQFGVPMLISAGDDTKLFAYPVKEFTKFSPHDICPAPQRTPVQLVLNTAFNQSSMLLVQSRQWLDVHLLHLGNVRTAGCFTKTEILARVKTKESRKIACSTIANSGEHFAYSDNARPSLFELKRSGVGKITWSVSRKKLPPRLPFAHSMIFTHESSWLILAGHDRRIYVVDVSTSELVHAFTPCRELDDEKLPPKEPPITRLFTSSDRQWLAAVNCFGDIYVFNLETLRQHWFISRLDGASVTAGGFPPQNNNVMIVTTSSNQVYAFDVEAKQLGEWSMRNTYVLPRRFQEFPGEVIGLSFPPSSTSSSVVIYSSRAMCLIDFGLPVEQDESDMLNAQESLAKNLQQNFTNVKKRTKFRRNFDVFSLDNPVLFLAHVSKNSFFMVEKPWLEVVKRLEAPPVHKHIFGT
- the LOC107648568 gene encoding uncharacterized protein LOC107648568, yielding MDISASQYNSASESGWTHYLDQSSSLVSESYFQRIDEFEGKGAGRIMEEEEFEEDLSMVSDASSGPPHYDDASSWYCENNWYANNNNNTKESQKKKKKMMVKEYGRSQQQQQSSYLDDTASSPIFNFPKESHKKSFSGNGAVEDALDFSQCLSVTRIKRKPKFQNLFRGKQASEEQGGFDEEGRK